The Maniola hyperantus chromosome 6, iAphHyp1.2, whole genome shotgun sequence sequence TTTCAAGAGATACCATGTGGAAATGATCATTTTGGCGTTTCTTGCATTCGCTTCCAATGCATTATACTGTACTAATTACATATTTGCCGCAGAAGAAGTCTCTTACAGGTATTTTTATATGACACTAGCTTATAATCGCgagtcgcgacttcgtccgcgtggactacacaaatttcaaacccccttttccccccttcaaaaatcctttcttagcggatgttcaaacccctatttcaccctattaggggttgagtttacaaaaatattttcttagcggatgcctacgtcataatagctgtctgcatgccaaatttcagccagagccgtccagtagtttgagctgtgcgtagatagatcagtcagtcacgcatttttttttatttgtgtggATTAACATACATAATTAACCGGTTTTAAACCATCAAAACTTTTTTTACGCGTATGATAATAAGGTGACCTTTCGAACGATTAAACATCTTTTAGTAACACGATAATATAAATAACctctgaaaatcctttttgaatgccaattatttaaaaagatagaggcctataagtcccgcaaattgctattgcgctggaaccatgtctcattaacatcgaaatgacgtcattttgacgtcatttgacgtaggtatatttaagtgaaaatttacctaccatcagctcaaaacttcagtctagtgctgacgtcactaaaatggcgaccaggcgcattagcaatttgcaggacttatacctATTCATGTATTTTTTAATCATATTGTTTCTGTTTTCCGATAGGTACGATAcaatcagtaaaataaaaagtaaaattaaagatTAATTGTCAGTCGAGTAGAAGACTAAATAGCTTAGTAATCAAAACTGCCAGCGCCTTTCAGATTTGCCCGCTTTCCAttattagactgcatcatcacttaccatcaagtgCGTTGCAGTCAAGGTTCAACTTATACCTAAATGAAAAGTAGGTGTAAATAAAATCGTTAGAGATTACGAAAACTAGCAGATTTTTCTTGAAATCTTGAAATCTTTACCCCAACATTCCTTGGGTGGAATGTCTtttaccgatagacgtccactgctggccataggtctcttgtagggacttccacacgccacggttttgcgccccctgaatccagcggctcccagcgaatcgtctgatgtcgtccgtccacctagtggggagtcttccaacgctgcgtcttctgatgcgaggtcaccatttcagcaccttaggaccccaacatctatcggttttatgaactactagctgatgcccgtgacttcgtccgcgtggaattaggtttttaaaaaatcccgcgagaactctttcattttttgggataaaaagtagcatatgtcactctccaggtctttatctatacctacccatgcaaaaaatcacgtcaatacgttgcactgttgcgacgtgattaaaggacaaatcaacaaaccgacaaaccaataaaccaacaaacaaacacactttcgcattataataagggtaggtaagGTACTGATGTGACCTGCGCATTGCCACTTCGGCTTTGCAGCCCGCAATACCTACTGTGACTACTACTActaaaatgatttgatttgatttgatatattTTTCGTCTTCTGTTATTTCAGATGCAAAGACGACATGGAGGCCGTGTCATACTGCAGCGCGTCCAACTCCACGCATTACTGTTCCGAATGGATGTATGACGAGCCCAATAGTTTTGTTGCCTATGTGAGGAACTATTGATGTTTCATTGTCTATTGTAACGCCCATGCCAGGGTCATATAATTCATTGATCAATATGAGTCAGTTTGTTTAAAAGTGCCCTAGTCTAGAACAAATTCCAATAAAAGGTCCAGACCAAGTTTTGGCCATCTTAAATGCTGGATGACTTTTATTCAGTCCTAAATCTACCTTCAAGGCAaaagtgaatagacatcttctaaaGAAGCGCGCTCCAACTTTAGACATCATCATTGCTTTCCTTAGTTAGGgctgtcgtcaagcgcaagcctatcctgcattaaaaaaaccttttttgcaGTTTGAGTTGGCGTGCCACGAATGGAAGAGAACCCTGGTCGGAACGGTGCACAGTTTTGGATACATGTGCGGCTTGTTGCTCGTGGGACCCATGTCGGACCGGTAAGACCCTAgctatatagtacgcgacaggtcaagactcaagatggcaatcgggatggagAAGCCCCGCGCAAGCAAACAGCCCCCGCGTTAGCCCCGTGCGGGTGATCCCATCCGGATCGCCTTCTCGACATTTTACgagttattatttactagcttatgctcgcgacttcgttcgcgtggactacagaaatttcaatcccctatttcacccccttaggggttgaatttacaaaaatcctttcttagcggatgcctacgtcataatagctatctgcatgccacatttcagcccgatacgtccagtagtttgagctgcgcgttgatagatcagtcagtcagtcagtcagtcagtcagtcaccttttctatttatatatttagatttatttagttttaaacaGATGCAAGATTGCTTGTCTGTGAATAAAATTCGCAAAAGATATCCCtacccataattattataaatgcgaaagtatgtttgtttgttggtttgttcttcaatcacgtcgtaacggagcaacaaattgacgtgattttttgcatgggtatagttgaagtcCTGGAGAATGAcgtagactttttatcccggaaaattaaaaaattcctacgggatttttaaaaaagcttttttaaggtcgtcagtccagcggcttggaggtcgtcccacactgcgcttgccgatatgCGTCAGACGCGGTGGCCTGCCTACTGCCACTCccgctggctaattcgttgagctatgtcagtcactttggttctccgacggatttcctcgttacggagtTTGTGCCTCAGAGAGACACCCTACCTcgcccgctccatagcacgctgagcgactttgaactaaataataaaggaactaaattaatgaatatAACTACTTAATACTTACAAATATAACACTTGTATCTTAATCCGAAAACTATTATCACAAGAAATACATTTAAACATAACCttcacaataaaaaataaataacctcAATTACAACGATTAAGAAGTGccaacaatataatatgtaatctTACGCCCACCAAggactaataattattatggtaaaCGAAATATTACTTTTGAAAGTGCtcaatctaaatctatatatataaaaggaaaaggtgactaactgactgactgactgaatgactgactgactgatctatcaacgcacagctcaatctactggacggatcgggctgaaatttggcatgcagatagctattatgacgtaggcatccgctaagaaaggatttttgaaaattcaactcctaagagggtgaaatagggttttgaaattttgtagtccacgcggacgaagtcgcgagcataagctagtatacctataaaaggaaaaggtgactgactgactgactgatctatcaacgcacagctcaaactactggacggatcagactgtTTGGCATGCCGATAACTACTGTATTATGACCCAATTGAAATATGAAACAATTAGTCATCCTTTATCGTGATTTCACAGGCAAATTGTTCACGCAAAGTTTCAATTGTTGCACATACAATcatttgctacattaatttaactaggaataaaattatgatcatcatcaatAGCGCTGGCTGAGGTTTTCACGAAAAGTGAATTTTCGCACTTATTGTAAAGTGCAGCAGTGCATCGATTTAGTTGTCaaaatacagagtgtaaccagaacgcttgcaaaaacttagcgttattgttatactacataaatacaatccaatacaataaccatttgcctcattttgtagttttagtgatttagtatttttcaaatcatcatcaatcattgactccgagtggcctacttacgcatcgttcgttgacctctagcgtcagtcaaatgttttatttgcaatatatcgtaaacttataCCTACAGGCTACATAATTCTGCACAGTGCcagttgagcctcaatagctcaaccggtataggagtggactgaaaaccgaaaggtcgacagttcaaaccccgcccgttgcactattgtcgtacctgctcctagcacaagcctgacgcttaattggagaggaaaggggaatatttgacatttaacatggctaatattctttattaaaaaaaagaaaaaaaaaattataggatttctttatatattttttcgcgtttttttttgtggaaggtatcatatcagtaatcatcagtaccacagatcagtactatcacctgtcttcgtttttgccagcgttctagttacaccctttAGTATAAATATtaggcagtgggcaggccatgtctgtcgcagaccCGCTGGCTGCTGGGGCAGACGCGTTCTGGATTGGAGACTGAGTACTtaccagcaagcgcagtgtgagaCAACCTCCAACACGCTATACTGGCGACCTTAAGAAGgcagcgggaagtgggtggatgagaaaagcggaggaccgtgtgtggtggcgtgctcttgggaaggtttatgtccagcagtggacgcaaacaggctggttgattgattgaaataattataaaatactagcttctgctccTGCTTCGCACGCGTGGGggagggggggattttctcatagtcgtttcttagctgacacctaacctcaacaaaaaacctactttacaaatttcaagttaataatatcaataatcaaaactgtcccatacaaactttcatcccctattttactaccCTTATGGgccaattttccaaaaatcctgaaacacgtatttcttcatttgtgaccgaaaacccaaataccaatttccatgcaaataacttgaaaaatgacggactttcatacaaacttccattccccatttaacccacttagtggtggaatttcgaaaaatcctttcttagtggatacctactctttaaaaataatagaccctccaaatttcatgtctttaggaccagcggtttaggctgtgcgttgatatatacttcagtcagtcagtcagtcagtcaggactttggattttatatatattatagaagatgccCAGTATGGATTATTCTAAAGAAAAATGTTAGACCATTAATATAAAACGTGATCTGTTCATAATATCAATCTTTATCTCCTACATTTTATTGATCCTTTATGTTCAAAACGTGTCTAACGTTGACTAAACAACGTTTgcaatataaagtaggtacatacccaTGTTTTTTCTTCAGTTCAGATATCTAAAATCTCAATagttcaaccggtaaaggagtggactgatgAAAActaaaaggtcgacggttcaaaccccgcccgttgcactaatgtcgtacctactcctagcacaagcctgacgcttagttgagaggaaaggggaatattagtcatttaacatggcttctttgtctgtcttttttaaaaaaagttcatGATAATCAGtgcctatatacctactacaactATAATGCTATTTAGTAGGAGGGTAGACCTGCTAATGGGCTTATTACACCATCCTAAATTAGGACGTCCTAGGTAGGATGTAGAAAAGTGTATTCGCATTTAGCAAATTAGGATCCTAGAAAGTATGCTAACTAGGaaattcaaagaaaaataggcattttctttgaattcacgtcacccatagtcTTATctatctcgtgggaactctttgattatccgggataaaatttgcctatgtccttccccgggatgcaagctatgtctgtaccaaatttcgtgaaaatcggttaaacgaatgggcctgGGATCTGGCCTGGCCTGGGGCTGGGAtgatgaaaagctaacagacagacatacagacagagacactttcgcatttataatattagcaatttataatttataataaccgagagttccctcactctaattCACTCTGCTTTGATTGAATAAGGTTCCCCAACCTGCCTTAAGGGTTCCCTTCAATAATTTAttcgactttttttttgtaGGCTGGGAAGAAAGACTGCGGTAGTCATAACAGGAGTGTTGGGAGCCGTCTTCGGAACACTGAGGAGTTTCTCCACGTGGTACTGGTTCTACATAGCAATGGAATTCTTGGAGGCTGCAATAGGAGATATTTGCTCGCCGATGTATGTATTGAGTGAGTGAACTAGTTATTTGTAAAATCTATCGAATttccacggacacgtacgaagtaacttttttttttttttgttttttttttgtttttttttttgttttttttttttgtttatacagcaggggaaaatcctcatggacacccgtaggtagagccggactcttaccggctaaaaacccctgctgtcttcttgttgacagtgtacccgcctttcagcctacaacacagcaacattcttgtcttttacactttttctcttcttttctcttcttcttccttttccttcattatTTTTTCAGCAAAGTCTGTTATAGCTGTCCAGTTTTTCTCATTTTCTAGTATTTTTTCTATTAGATTTTCTACTGTTAAGTCTCCCATTACTGACAATCTCTCTTCTCTCTTTTTCCCAGTTTGCGCATGCAAATATTGTGTGCATCGCATCATCAACTTCGCTGCAGTAACTACGAAGTAacttgcctcctcgtttcttatTCGAACCGCCAGGAAACGCTCTACCGGCATCAGATTTCCTCTCCTATTtataactagaggatgcccgcgacttcgtccgcgtggattcacatttttcaaaatcccgcgggaactctttgattttccgggataaaaagtagcctatgtccttccccgggatgtaagctaactctgtactaaattttatcaaaatcggttaaactgttgggccgtgaaaagctagcagacagacagacagacagacacactttcgcatatataatattagtatggatgggtaccttcaagtcaagactgAATAGGCTTCTTCtaaggcaagcgcgctccatcttaggctggcgcagtggtaagcgctgtggtcttattagttagaggttccgggttcaattcccggtgggggtttggaattttgtaatttctaaatctccggtctggtctggtgggaggtttcggccgtggctagtcaccaccctaccggcaaagccgtgccgccaagcgatttagctttccggtacgatgccgcgtagaaaccaaaggggggttaattcaaactgccatacccgcaggttagcccgcttccatcttagactgcatcatcacttaccaccaggtgagatagcagtcaagggctaacttgtatctgaataaataaataaaaaggctgcatcatcacttgccagcaggtctaaggctgagatctatagagcgcactttgactttgctcagacttaagtcactgttaaaacgagacagggtTATACCGCTGGCAcaaatctgtctctttttaactgaaacttaagtctgagcaaaagcaaagtgcgctctataggttCCAACcttattgcagccaagcactagttaatttttattttaaaaaaacgccATCATGCTTTGtgattttttacaaattttctcCTTTATTGCAGCTTTAGAAATAGTATCCGCAAGAAAGAAGTTGGTATACTTCATGATAAGCAGTTTCGGCTTTACCTTCGGAGGAGTTGCAGCAGCGTTTGTAGCTTTTTTGACACCTGATTGGAGATGGTTCCTCAGAGCCATTTACACACCAGCATTCTTATTCTTCTTTTACAAGTATCTGCTAGATGAGAGTCCAAGGTGGTTGCTGACTAAAGGAAGGAAAGATGAAGCTGTAAAAATACTTCAGAATGCAGCAAAGAAGAACAAGATAACTATTGACAAGAACTCTTTAGACAACTTGACATGTGAAGTGAGAGAAAATGTAAAGTTTTCAGCATTATTGAAAGATACTTTCAAGTCGAAGACGCTGAGAAAACGATTCTTTGTGTGCTTGATATGGTGGACGACGTCTACCTTCGTGAACTATGGGCTGATGATCAATTCGGTTTCCTTGCAAGGGAACAAGTATGTGAACTTTGCGTTGACGACGCTGGTGGACCTCCCAGCTACCGTGGCGACTACTTACATATTGATTCACTTTAAGAGGAAACTACCTTTGATGCTCTCGTTTTTCGCTGGCGCTATTTTATGCATGTCACAACCCTTCCTACCAACAAGTAAGTTCTTTTCATTAGTATAAGACGTACTAATTTctctaagtaatattatgtacctttgTTTGTGTATTCACTTATTTTATAGTAGGTGTTATACTCGATAGAGAAGagataacttttaaaaaaccggccaagtgcgagtcaggctcgcgcaatgagggtactacagtcgtattttttcgacattttgcacgataattcaaaaactatgatgcataaaaaataaataaaaatctgttttagaatgtacaggtgaagacctttcatatgataccccacttgatatagtcactcactttgaaagttgaaaatactaattattagttcatgaccacaatttaattttttttgtgtgatctaaccctaaattcacggttttcagatttt is a genomic window containing:
- the LOC117983031 gene encoding organic cation transporter protein-like gives rise to the protein MSAVKVVSDKKVDLDEVLDKYGIFKRYHVEMIILAFLAFASNALYCTNYIFAAEEVSYRCKDDMEAVSYCSASNSTHYCSEWMYDEPNSFVAYFELACHEWKRTLVGTVHSFGYMCGLLLVGPMSDRLGRKTAVVITGVLGAVFGTLRSFSTWYWFYIAMEFLEAAIGDICSPMYVLTLEIVSARKKLVYFMISSFGFTFGGVAAAFVAFLTPDWRWFLRAIYTPAFLFFFYKYLLDESPRWLLTKGRKDEAVKILQNAAKKNKITIDKNSLDNLTCEVRENVKFSALLKDTFKSKTLRKRFFVCLIWWTTSTFVNYGLMINSVSLQGNKYVNFALTTLVDLPATVATTYILIHFKRKLPLMLSFFAGAILCMSQPFLPTNLPWLSLTVYMAGKLMSSFYFAITYLYTLELFPTYTRNSMHALCSSLGRVGSIVAPQTPLLTVYWPGLPSFVFGLAALVAGLSTFLVPDIADDALPDTVLQAEALGKPKIPSKAVGTYNEGFDSQM